GCTCTGGCGAGTGGGCGAGCTGGATCTCCGCGCCCGGGTTGAGCCCGGCCGCCTCAAGCGCGGGGACGACCGTCTCCGCGCAGGTCAGCGGCGGCACCGTCGACTCCACGTTCACGAGGTCGCCCGGCTCGAGATACGGCCGGATCGATTCGAGGGCGGCCTCGAGCGCGGAGAGGTCCGGGCTCTTGTTCGGCTCGGTCAGCGGCGTCGGGACCGAGACGACGAACGCGTCGCCGTCGGTCGGCTCGGTTCGTGCCTCGAGGTTTCGCTCGACGGCGTCGGACTCCAACAGCGCCTGCAGTTCGGCCTCATCGACGTTCAGGGTCCCGTCGTTGATCGCCCGGACGAGGTTGCTGTCGATGTCGACGCCGACGACTCGCTTGCCGCGATCGGCGAGCAACAGCGCTAGCGGCAGGCCAACGAAGCCGGTGCCGACGACGACCACCTCCTCGATCGGCTCGAGGGCCGGTCCCTCGGGGTCGCCAGGAACGGGTCCGTCGCGGTCCCCGCCTGAGCCGAACTCGTCGTCGGACCGCGCCGATTCCACTGCGCCGTCGCGTCGCGGGTCACTCGAGGTCATAGTGCTCACGCATCCAGTCGATCGTTCGCGGGATCCCTTCCTCGAGGGAGACGAGCTGTTCGTGGTCGAGATCGCGTTTGGCCTTCTCGACGCTGGCCTTCTTGTTGAGCGTGTTGTGTTCCTCGGTCCCCCGATACTCGACCTGCTCGTCGTCCTTGCCCAGGTAGCCGAGCACCATGTCGGAGAGCTCCTCGATATCGTAGTATTCCTCGCCGGCGATGTTGTACACCTCCCCGGGGTGGAACGAGTCAACGACGTTCGCGAGCGTGCACACGGTGTCGTCGATGTAGGTGAACGAGCGGTGATGGTCCTCGTAGACGTGGTACGGCAGGTCGTGTAGCGCCCGATAGCAGAACTTGCAGACGACGCTCCGGTACTCGCTGTAGCGCTCGCCCGGCCCGTACGTGTTGAAAAAGCGGACCCGCACGGACTCGGTGCCGTGCCGGTCGGCTGCGTTCATAATCTGCTGTTCGTTGACCCACTTCGAAATCGCGTAATCGTTCAACTGACGCGGCCCCTCCTCGAGCGGCACGGACTCCGCCATCACGTCGTCGTAGTCGCCGTACACCTCGCTGCTCGAGGAGAAGATCAGTCGGAAGTCATGCTCGGCCTGCAGTCGGAGCACGTTCTTTGTGCCGACCGCGTTCGACTGCCACATCGTCTCGTAGAAGTCCTCACCGTTCTTGCGGCCGAACTCCGCGCCGAGGTGATAGACGTAGTCGAACTCGCGGTCCGCGAAGACTCGCTCGAGCTGTCGGTACTCGCTGACGTCACAGCGGTAGTACCGGTCGCGTTCGTTCCACGGGCGGTCGGCGACCCAGACGTCGTGGCCGCGTCGTTCGAGTTCCTCGGTCAGCGGTGCGCCGATCGCACCTAGTCCACCGGTTACGAGCACTGATGCCATGACTCGACGCTCCACGACCAGTGGTAATTATCTTATGACAGTAGTCATTCGAAACGTATCGATACCCTACAGTAAGGCGTCCAAAATTCGGTCCGAAGCGTCGCCGTCCCCGAACGGGTTCGACCACGTGCCGGGCCGATCGACCATCGCCTCGGCCCCCTCAACGATGGCCACCGGATCGGTCCCGACGAGCCGGTTCGCACCGATATCGACCGTCTCCGGCCGTTCCGTACTATCGCGCACCGTGACGCACGGCGTCTCGAGGATGCACGCTTCCTCCTGAACCCCTCCCGAATCCGTGATCGCGAGGCTCGCGTGGTGTTCGAGCGACAGGAAGTCGAGGAAGTCGAGCGGGTCAACGAGCCGAATCGGCTCCGGGACCGACAGATCGAACGTCGCGAGGGCCTCCCGCGCTCGCGGGTGAATCGGATAGACGACCTCGCGGTCGGTCCGCGACGCGAACGCGCCGACGCCCTCGAGAATCCCCGCGAAGCGCTCGGGGTCGTCGACGTTCTCCGCTCGGTGGGCGGTCAGCAAGCAGAACGCTCCGGGCTCGAGGTTGTACGCCGCGAGAACGTCGCTCTTCTCCATCGCCAACTCGCGGTGCTGAGAGACCGCGTCAACGACGGTGTTACCGGTGACGCAAACGTGGTCGCCGTCGATTCCCTCCGCCGCGAGGAGTCGCGCCGACTCGTCGGTCGGCGCGAAGCAGTGATCAGCGACGTGATCGACCAGCACGCGGTTGATCTCCTCGGGCATGTCCCGGTCAAAGCTCCGCAGTCCGGCCTCGACGTGTGCCAGCGAGGACGCGCGTTTGCTCGCCGTGATCGCCCCGGCGAGCGCGGAATTCGTGTCGCCCTGGACGACGACGTGGGACGGTCGCGCTTCCTCGAGGACGGACTCGATTCCGCGAATCATTGCAGCCGTCTGTTCGCCGTGATCACCCGAGCCGACCCCAAGGTTGTGGTCCGGCGTCGGTAACTCGAGTTGCTCGAAGAAGACGGTATCGAGCGATTCCGAGTAATGCTGGCCAGTGTGGACGACGACGTGGGGAATCTCCCGCTCGAGACACGCGCGGACGAGCGGCGAGAGCTTGATGATCTCCGGTCGAGTGCCAAGCACGAAGGCTATTCGGGGGGTCGCCATGTGTGGATTTTACAGTACGTCGACAGTGAAAAATACGCAGTGTGTAACGACCTGCTTCGTGATGCAAGCTGACCGTTCGCCGTCCCTATCGAACGCTTACCGACTCGACCGGTCGCGACGTCAACGACCGCGACAGCGCCGCCTCGTACAGGTCGTGGTGGCGTTCGACGCATCGGTCGATCGAGAAGCGGGCGGTCGCACGGCGTCGCGCGGCCGCGCCCCGGCGACGCCGTTCCTCAGGAGACGCGAGCGCCTCGCGGATCGCCGTCGCGAGCGCGTCCGGATCAGCCGGGGGGACAAGCCAGCCGTGTGTGCCGTCCGTGAGCTGTTCGGGCACGCCGCCGACCCGCGTCGCGACGATCGCCGACTCCATGGCCATAGCCTCGAGGACGGCTATCGGGCACGCTTCCGTCACAGATGGCAGGACAAACACGTCGAACGACGAGAGGAGCCGTGGAACGTCCGAGCAGTGACCGAGAAACCGAACGGTCCCTTCGAGATCGAGGCGCGCGCGAAGGCGGCGCAGTCGGTCCGCGTACTCCCGGCGAGACTCGAGTAGTTTGCCGGCGATCGGAACGACGACCGGCCCGATCCGATCGCGAACGCGGGCGATCGCCCGCAGCAGGTACTCGTGACCCTTGACCGGGTTGACGTTGCCGACGGTCCCGACGATGGGCACGTCGTCGGCGACACCCAGTTCCGCCCGGATCGCCCCCTCGTCGGCCACCGACGACGGATCGAACGCGTCGACGTCGACCGGCGGGTACACCGTCCGCGTCGGGACCGAGTCGTCGAAGAAGTGGTCGCCGACCGCGTCCGCGGCGAGCGCGATCTCGTCCGCGGTGGCTCGAGCGAGTCGGGCCGCGACACGGTCGAGCGGCCACGGTGTGCCGGTGTCATTGAAAAACCACGCCAGCGGCGTGTCCGTCCGCTGGGCGGCGATCGCGGCCGGAACGGCGAGCGTCATGCTCGCATGGACCGCGTCGATCTCCCGGCGCTCGATCGTCGACGCGAGCCGGGAGACGGACGGGAGAAAGCGAGCGGCAAAGCGCGCGTTCGCGAGGCAATTGGGTGGCGGCCGCATCTGTGACGGTCCCGGACGGACGACCTCGAACCCGGCGTCCGTCGCCGTGCGCTCGAACGCATCGTCGCCGTCAGGCAGGTGAAACACCGTCTCGATACCGCGGTCGCGAAGGCCCTTCGCGACGGCGAGTGCGCGCAACTGGGGACCGCCCACTCGAGGATCGGCGAGGCTGTTGAGGACCCGCATTCGTGACCGAATCGTTCGATACGACTCGGTATAAAACGTACCGTCGGACCGTGAGAAAAGTCATCGTTTACTCGCGGCCGACGCTGCGCGAACCGATCGTAGGTCGGCGCTACGCTGGGCGAGCGGACCGCACTACGTGTACCCCAGATCCTGAAGCCGTTGCTCCGCGTCCGCCGAGAGATCGACCTGTTCGCCGGTGACCGAATCGGCCGCCACTCGCTCGAGCAATTGCGTCGCCTTGCGTTCGGTGAACGCCGGCTCGCCGTACTCGCTTGCGCCGCCGCTGGCGTACGCGCCGAACGCGTGCGGGAGGTGTCGGCGGACGTATCCGCGCTTCGCGCTCGCGACCGCCTTCCCGGCGAGGACGAGCAGCCGTTCCGGCAGCGGCGTCCTGGCGAACGCGTACCCCCCACCGGCGTCCCAGACGCCCTCGTAATGGAGCGATCCGGACCCGAACGGGAGCGACGACGGCAGCACCCGATTTTCGTACGTGCAGGGACGGGGCTCGTCCGCAAGCGCTCGCGCCGCCGACCGGCCGTCGAACCCCGTCGACTGTTCCATCGTCGGCTCAACGCCGAGCACGTCGAGAATCGTCGGGAGCAAATCTGCATGGTGGAACGCGGCGTCATTGACCGTCGTCGCCGGCAGTTCCGGATGGAAGAACGCCGTCGGCACGTAGACGAGTTCGGGCCGCATCGGCGAACTGTGTCCGAGTTCGCCGCCCTCACCGAGCAGTTCACCGTGATCCGAGGTGTAGATAACGAGCGTCTCCTCGGCGAGCCTCGCCTCCTCGAGGCGCGTTAGCCGCTCGAAGAAGAGATCGATGTCTAGTTCGACGCTCCGTCGATACTCGTCACGAAGCGTCACCGCGTCGGCCCCACCCCGTCGCTGGAAGTACTCGGAAGCGGTCCCAGCGAAGTCGCCGTACGGCGCGTGTCCGCCGGGCCCCCGTTCCATCGCGACGAACGGCGACTCGAGGCCCTCGAGCGGATCGTCGACGGCCGGCGGCTCCACGTCGAGGACGGTATGGATCGGATCGACGGCGTTTCCGTGCTCCCGTTGGGCGTATGCGAAGATCGAGTTGAGAAAGCGCGTCTCGTGTCCCGGCACGTCGAACAGCCGAAACACGTCGGACGGCAGTCGACGATCGAACGTGACGACGCCGTGGTTCATTGCGTAGCGGCCGGTCGCGAGCGAGGCAAACGAACTCGGGCTGTGCGTCGAGGCGCTCACCGTTCGCACCGTCGCCGCCCGATCGGTTACCCGATCCGGCACGGCGTCCCATCGGACGGCATCGCCGACGTAGACGAACACGTTTTCGACCTCGAGCGCCTCGAGCGCTGCTGTGAGCGGACGGGCAGCTGACATTGGCCCAACAGATCACACTCTCCGTAAGGAAAGTTTCGGTGAATTGCCCTCGTTCTCGGATGGAAACATGAGTATGATGATGTTACGAATGGTGATGGTGGTGCGTAATGGCACTCGTACCGTATCCGAACGGAACTGTGAATTCGCTGAACCAGCTCCGTGTGATCACGTGTTGGTGGTCCGTTGGTTGCGGTTTTGAGTGTCGAGCCTGACGGTATCGATTACAAGTAGCACGTTAAGAATTAAGGTGCGGTCGGTGGAAGACTCGGCCAGATGCCCTCGAGTTCGATAGCGCTCGTCGTGTTCGCAGACGAGTTAGATCGCGAACACGCGGCCTACGGGGCAGTACAGAACTTCGTCGACGTCTACGAGTCTGACGTCGACCGAATCGCCGTCGTCGGCCCGGAGCACATCGATATCGATCGATCGGTCGTTGATCCGGTACCGGTTCAGCGCCCGCAATCGAGCGTCCCGCCGGCGGCGGTCACCGAGTACATCGGTTATCAGTTACGGATCGCAGCGGCGCTCTGGCGGGACCGCGACCGGCTCGACGCCGCGTTCTTCCACATCGGCGGGACCATGCTTCTCCTCCCTCTGCTCGCATGCAAACTCGCCGGCGTTCGAACGCTGCTGTTCGTGACCGGTACCGTTACCGAAGGCGTGTATGCTCGCCGCGGGACGGGGCCACTCGCCCGAGGACTCGCCGGCATCGTGGACCTCGTTGAACGCGTCACGTGTACGCTCGCCGACGACGTAATCCTCCTCTCGAGCGGGATGGACCATCCGGCGCTCGAGTGGTCGACGTCGCCGACGGTCCGGGCCGTCAACGTCAATTACATCGACTGCGAGGAGTTCGCTTCGCGAACGCCGATCGAAGAGCGGGCGGTCGACGTCGTCTTCGTCGGACGGTTCGCGGCCGTTAAAGGGATCGACGACATCCTAAAGGCGATTCCACTGCTCGTCGAGTCGAATCCGGACATTCGGATCGAGCTGATCGGCGACGGTGAGCTCTCGGAGGAGGTCGCGGCGTTCGTTGACCGCCACGACCTCTCGGAGAACGTGACCTGCACCGGCTGGGTCGACCACGATGAACTCCCGGTTCACCTCGACGACGCGCGAACGCTGCTCTTGCCCTCGAAGTCGGAGGGCGTTCCGAAAGCCGTTCTCGAGGCGATGGCCTGCGGAACGGTCCCGGTCGCCGCTGCCGTCGGAGGCATCCCCGACCTCATCGACGATGGATCGAACGGGTTCCTGCTCCGAGACACGGATCCGGAATCGATCGATCGGACGGTGACTGCCGTCCTCGAGCGCGGCGATCTGGCCGAGATGAGCGATAACGCTCGCGGCTACATCGAGCACAACTACGCCTACTCGACGATCAGGGATCGATATCGCCGCATCCTCCTGGAGGGCGAGACGGAACGAGCGACTGCTGAATCGGGTCGAGACGCCGTATGACGACTGACGGAGGAGCGCGGAGGCGACGATGAGCCGAAGCATCGT
This genomic stretch from Natrinema sp. SYSU A 869 harbors:
- the wecB gene encoding UDP-N-acetylglucosamine 2-epimerase (non-hydrolyzing); its protein translation is MATPRIAFVLGTRPEIIKLSPLVRACLEREIPHVVVHTGQHYSESLDTVFFEQLELPTPDHNLGVGSGDHGEQTAAMIRGIESVLEEARPSHVVVQGDTNSALAGAITASKRASSLAHVEAGLRSFDRDMPEEINRVLVDHVADHCFAPTDESARLLAAEGIDGDHVCVTGNTVVDAVSQHRELAMEKSDVLAAYNLEPGAFCLLTAHRAENVDDPERFAGILEGVGAFASRTDREVVYPIHPRAREALATFDLSVPEPIRLVDPLDFLDFLSLEHHASLAITDSGGVQEEACILETPCVTVRDSTERPETVDIGANRLVGTDPVAIVEGAEAMVDRPGTWSNPFGDGDASDRILDALL
- a CDS encoding glycosyltransferase yields the protein MPSSSIALVVFADELDREHAAYGAVQNFVDVYESDVDRIAVVGPEHIDIDRSVVDPVPVQRPQSSVPPAAVTEYIGYQLRIAAALWRDRDRLDAAFFHIGGTMLLLPLLACKLAGVRTLLFVTGTVTEGVYARRGTGPLARGLAGIVDLVERVTCTLADDVILLSSGMDHPALEWSTSPTVRAVNVNYIDCEEFASRTPIEERAVDVVFVGRFAAVKGIDDILKAIPLLVESNPDIRIELIGDGELSEEVAAFVDRHDLSENVTCTGWVDHDELPVHLDDARTLLLPSKSEGVPKAVLEAMACGTVPVAAAVGGIPDLIDDGSNGFLLRDTDPESIDRTVTAVLERGDLAEMSDNARGYIEHNYAYSTIRDRYRRILLEGETERATAESGRDAV
- a CDS encoding glycosyltransferase family 4 protein; the encoded protein is MRVLNSLADPRVGGPQLRALAVAKGLRDRGIETVFHLPDGDDAFERTATDAGFEVVRPGPSQMRPPPNCLANARFAARFLPSVSRLASTIERREIDAVHASMTLAVPAAIAAQRTDTPLAWFFNDTGTPWPLDRVAARLARATADEIALAADAVGDHFFDDSVPTRTVYPPVDVDAFDPSSVADEGAIRAELGVADDVPIVGTVGNVNPVKGHEYLLRAIARVRDRIGPVVVPIAGKLLESRREYADRLRRLRARLDLEGTVRFLGHCSDVPRLLSSFDVFVLPSVTEACPIAVLEAMAMESAIVATRVGGVPEQLTDGTHGWLVPPADPDALATAIREALASPEERRRRGAAARRRATARFSIDRCVERHHDLYEAALSRSLTSRPVESVSVR
- a CDS encoding NAD(P)-dependent oxidoreductase → MASVLVTGGLGAIGAPLTEELERRGHDVWVADRPWNERDRYYRCDVSEYRQLERVFADREFDYVYHLGAEFGRKNGEDFYETMWQSNAVGTKNVLRLQAEHDFRLIFSSSSEVYGDYDDVMAESVPLEEGPRQLNDYAISKWVNEQQIMNAADRHGTESVRVRFFNTYGPGERYSEYRSVVCKFCYRALHDLPYHVYEDHHRSFTYIDDTVCTLANVVDSFHPGEVYNIAGEEYYDIEELSDMVLGYLGKDDEQVEYRGTEEHNTLNKKASVEKAKRDLDHEQLVSLEEGIPRTIDWMREHYDLE
- a CDS encoding sulfatase-like hydrolase/transferase: MSAARPLTAALEALEVENVFVYVGDAVRWDAVPDRVTDRAATVRTVSASTHSPSSFASLATGRYAMNHGVVTFDRRLPSDVFRLFDVPGHETRFLNSIFAYAQREHGNAVDPIHTVLDVEPPAVDDPLEGLESPFVAMERGPGGHAPYGDFAGTASEYFQRRGGADAVTLRDEYRRSVELDIDLFFERLTRLEEARLAEETLVIYTSDHGELLGEGGELGHSSPMRPELVYVPTAFFHPELPATTVNDAAFHHADLLPTILDVLGVEPTMEQSTGFDGRSAARALADEPRPCTYENRVLPSSLPFGSGSLHYEGVWDAGGGYAFARTPLPERLLVLAGKAVASAKRGYVRRHLPHAFGAYASGGASEYGEPAFTERKATQLLERVAADSVTGEQVDLSADAEQRLQDLGYT